TCCCGAAACTATTtcacatattttatattttgtttttatgaccAAGagatgtgaaagaaaaaaaaattggaatggAAAAGCGTCCATTGTCTAATGGATAGGACAGAGGTCTTCTAAACCTTTGGTATAGGTTCAAATCCTATTGGACGCAATATTTTtccagaatatttttttcatttttacatatatattgttattatttcttattaattatttttattatttattaattaataatattattaatctaattataataaagattaaGAAAAGATTAAGAGTAATGAATTTCTTTATACCTGTTCCTGAAGTAGAAAACGTTCCATCTGTTCCTGAATGGCTTCTTTCAAAAGGGCTTCCGCTTCTTCAGTAAATGTTTTTGTAGAAGATATAATTTCTTGAAACTGAGTTTTACTCGTTTTTAAGTAGGTACGTAACTCAACGAGAAATTTCCTTACTTGTCCAATTTCTAATGAATCAAGATAACCATTCGTTCCGGTATAAATAGTCATTATCTGTTCTGCCACCGTGAAAGGGGCGGCTTGGGATTGTTTGAGCAACTCACGCAATCGTTGACCTCTTGCCAATTGATTCTGAGTAGCTTTATCAAGATCCGAAGCGAATTGCGCAAAGGCTTCTAATTCTGCGAATTGCGCCAATTCCAATTTTAATTTACCAGCTACTTGTTTCATAGCCTTAATTTGAGCTGCGGATCCTACTCTGGAGACCGAAATACCCACATTAATAGCAGGCCTGATTCCAGCATTGAATAGATCGGCGGATAAGAATATTTGTCCGTCTGTAATGGAAATTACATTAGTAGGAATATAAGCCGAAACGTCTCCCGATTGGGTCTCAACTATTGGTAAAGCAGTCATACTTCCTTCACCTAAAGAAGAACTTGGTTTAGCGGCTCTTTCCAAAAGGCgtgaatgcaaataaaaaacatctccTGGATAAGCTTCACGTCCAGGCGGTCTTCGTAATAGAAGAGACATTTGGCGATAAGCTTGCGCTTGTTTGGAAAGAtcatcataaataattaaagtgTGTCGTTCACGGTACATAAAATATTCAGCCAGAGCTGCTCCTGTATAAGGAGCGAGATATTGTAGTGTAGCCGGGGAATCCGCCGTTTCGGCTACCACAATAGTATACTCCATTGCTCCTCTTTCCTGTAAAGCATTTACTACCTGAGCCACAGAAGATGCTTTTTGACCAATAGCTACATAAACACATATTACATTTTGCCCTTGTTGATTGAGAATCGTATCTGTGGCTACTGCTGTTTTACCGGTCTGCCTGTCCCCAATAATTAATTCTCGCTGACCACGTCCTATAGGGATCATTGAGTCAATAGCAATAAGTCCTGTTTGAAGAGGCTCATATACGGAACGCCTAGAAATAATCCCTGGAGCGGGAGATTCAATTAACCGAGATTCAGAAGATGAAATTGCACCTCGACCGTCAATGGGTTTAGCCAGGGCATTTATAACACGACCCAAATACGCCTCACTCACTGGTATCTGAGCAATTTTTCCTGTTGCTTTTACAGAACTTCCCTCTTGTATCATCAAGCCGTCACCCATTAATACAACACCAACATTATTTGATTCCAAATTAAGAGCAATGCCTATCGTACCCTCTTCAAATTCTACCAATTCACCTGCCATTACTTCATCAAGACCATAAATACGAGCAATGCCGTCACCCACTTGAAGTACGGTCCCAGTATTTACAATCTTTACTTCCCTATTATATTGCTCAATACGTTCACGGATAATATTACTAATCTCGTCGGCTCGAATGGTTACCATGagtatttcttaattttttttttttggaaaaaaaaaataatgcctaCAGTAGAAGGTCTAATTAGTTATTTCTTTCATTGCCCCAAACATGCCAATATTGGCACTAATAGTACGTAAATGTAACTCGTTGGTCAAACAACTATTCAAAGTCCCTAGAGCTCCTTGTAAGGCTTGTTGGAAAACCCGTTGTCGAACTTGATTAATCGCTCTTTGTTGTTCAAAATGAATGGTTtcgtttttgtaattttctaatTGTTCCAAAGTCTTATAAgttgaattaatcaaattcaatttttctcGTTCTATTTCAGAGTATCCGTTCACTCGAAATTGATCCGCTTCTATTTCCACTTTCCGTAAGCGGGCCCGGGCTTTTTCCAACTGTTCAATGGCTCCTCCGCGTAGTTCTTCTGAATTTCGAATAGTATTCAAAATTCTCTGTTTTCGATTATCTAATAAATCACTTAATGAAAGTAGATTATCTTTCC
This window of the Populus trichocarpa isolate Nisqually-1 chromosome 13, P.trichocarpa_v4.1, whole genome shotgun sequence genome carries:
- the LOC127904140 gene encoding ATP synthase subunit alpha, chloroplastic, producing MVTIRADEISNIIRERIEQYNREVKIVNTGTVLQVGDGIARIYGLDEVMAGELVEFEEGTIGIALNLESNNVGVVLMGDGLMIQEGSSVKATGKIAQIPVSEAYLGRVINALAKPIDGRGAISSSESRLIESPAPGIISRRSVYEPLQTGLIAIDSMIPIGRGQRELIIGDRQTGKTAVATDTILNQQGQNVICVYVAIGQKASSVAQVVNALQERGAMEYTIVVAETADSPATLQYLAPYTGAALAEYFMYRERHTLIIYDDLSKQAQAYRQMSLLLRRPPGREAYPGDVFYLHSRLLERAAKPSSSLGEGSMTALPIVETQSGDVSAYIPTNVISITDGQIFLSADLFNAGIRPAINVGISVSRVGSAAQIKAMKQVAGKLKLELAQFAELEAFAQFASDLDKATQNQLARGQRLRELLKQSQAAPFTVAEQIMTIYTGTNGYLDSLEIGQVRKFLVELRTYLKTSKTQFQEIISSTKTFTEEAEALLKEAIQEQMERFLLQEQV
- the LOC127904150 gene encoding ATP synthase subunit b, chloroplastic; protein product: MKNITDSFVSLGHWSSAGSFGFNTDILATNPINLSVVLGVLIFFGKGVLSDLLDNRKQRILNTIRNSEELRGGAIEQLEKARARLRKVEIEADQFRVNGYSEIEREKLNLINSTYKTLEQLENYKNETIHFEQQRAINQVRQRVFQQALQGALGTLNSCLTNELHLRTISANIGMFGAMKEITN